From the genome of Cystobacter fuscus DSM 2262:
AGGTCCACGATCGTCACTCCGGCGACCGCGGCGGTGAGGACGCCTTGCCAGACGCGGCTCGCGCGCGGCTTGCCGAAGGTCACCGCCAGGAGCGTGAGATCCATGGCATCCCCCGCCACGCGCGCCCAGACCCAGTCCCGCCGCTGGGGCTCACGCAAGAGGCCCCATCCGCTGGCGAGCTCCCGAAGGCCCAGGGCCCGCACCCGGTCGGCGCGGTACTTCGACAGGCCCAGCACGCGGCAGATGCCCTCCGCGAAAGCCAACTCCGTCAGTCCAATTCCCAGGCTCGCCCATCCGAGAGCCCACGGCAGACGCTCACGCTTCATCGCGATGACCTCCATTTGAGGGAAGGTGAGGACGCGCCTGGAACCGGGACAAGCGCATCGGGGAACGGGCCCGTGTCTGGCCGTTCCCCCACCCCGCGAGCGGTCAGGCGGGCAAGCCCTTCACCAGCTCGTGTAGCTTCAGCACCGTCCTCCAGTTGCGCGCGGTAACGGGGGAGCCCACGGCCTTGTCGAGCACCGCCGGGCCGAGCTTCGTCCCAGCCACGCCGTTGGAATACAGCACCCAGAGCGCGTCGCCCGCGGCCTCGATCAGCTCGCCAGCACTGGCGCGCTCGCGAAGCGCGGCGACCGCGCCCGGCCTGGGCTTCTGCTTGGACAGCGCCAGGTGCAGGAGGTTCGGCTGCTTCTCGGCGGCGTCCGGGAAGGGGCTGCCGGCGGCATAGGCCGCCCACTGCCGGGCGGTCCGGGCGATCACATCCACCGCGAAGCCGAAGCGCTGTTGCAGCGCCGCCTCGAGCATCGCGGCGGCTTCATCCGCGCCCCCAGGAGCGGTGACGACGAGGTTGCCACTCTGGATGTAGCTCTCGACGTCGCCGAAGCCGATGTCGCGGCACGTCTGACGGAGCTGCTCCATGGGCACCTTGCGATGACCGCCCACGTTGACGCCGCGAAGAAGCAGGATGATCCGGGACATGGGTGCAAGCGTGCCACTCCCATGTGCGCGAGGGGAACTCCTCAGTGCGGCGCCACCGCGTCGCTGGAGGGAAGCGTCGTGGGCGTGGGGCGCCGGGTCCGGGGGAAGAAGAGCCCGGCGGAGAAGGCGCCCAGGGCCGAGGCGCAGATGAGCCAGAAGTTGAGGGACAGGCCGCGGCCGAGCGCATCACCGAGCGTGCGCAGAACCTCGGGCGCGAGGCCCCGACCATGATCGGGACTGAGGATCTGATTGGCCGCGGACAGGGGAATGTGGGGATCCTCCATCAGCTTGGACACCATCACCCCGCCCATCAGTCCCACGCCCAGCGCCCCGCCGATGGTGCGGAAGAACATGTTGCTCGCGGTGGCCACGCCTCGCAGCTCCCAGCCCACGCTCGTCTGCACCGCGATGAGCAGCGACGTGGAGGCGAAGCCCAGGCCGAGGCCGAACACCCCCATGGCCACCTCGGGGACGAGCAGGGACGCGCCCGGCTTGAGCAGCAGCGCCATCAGCGCCGTGCCCGCGCCCGCCATCCCGAAACCGCCGATGATGAGCGGGCGGAAGCCCATCCGGAGGATGAGCCGCCCCGCCAGGAGGCTCGCCAGGGGCCAGCCGACGATCATCGGGGTGATCATCCCTCCGGCCAGCGTGGGCGAGCCGCCCAGCACGGCCTGCACGTACAGCGGCACGTAGGTGGTGGCACCGAACTGCGCGGAGGAGAAGAGCGCTCCGGCCACCGAGGAGATGGCGATGGCGGGAATCCGGAAGAGCGACATCGGCAGGAGGGGCTCGGCCGCCCGGAGCTCCACGAACACGAAGGCGGCGAGCAGCACCCCCGCCCCCAGGAGCGCGGGGAGCTGGTGCTCCATGCCCTGCACCCCGATGAGCAGCAGCACCACGCCCGCGGAGAGCAGCACCGCCCCCGCGATGTCCAGCCGCTGGGGTTTGCGCTCGACGCGCTCATGGAAGAAGACGCCGAGCAGGAACATCGCGCCCACGCCGATGGGGACGTTGACGAAGAAGATCCAATGCCAGGTGAGGTACTTCACGATGAGCCCGCCGGTGAGGGGACCCACCAGGCCGGCGATGCCCCACACGGCGCTGAAGGCCCCCTGGACGCGGGCGCGCTGCTCGAGCGTGTAGAGGTCCCCCACCACGGTGAGCGCCACGGGCTGCATGGCGCCCGCCCCGAGCCCCTGGAGCGTGCGGAAGGCGATGAGCATGCCCATGGACGTGGCCAGGCCACTGGCGATGGAGCCCACGAGGAACAGGCCCACGCCGAAGAGGAGCACGGGCTTGCGGCCGTAGAGATCCGAGAGCTTGCCGTAGATGGGGACGGTGATGGTGGAGGCGAGCATGTACGCGGTGAAGACCCACGCGTAGCTGTGCAGCCCGCCCAGGTCGCTGACCACCGTGGGCATGGCCGTGGAGACGACCGTCATCTCCAGGGCCGCCATGAAGAGACACAGGGCGAGGGCCAGGGTAGTCAGGGGGCGTTGCGTGGTCCGCATCCGCCCTGCCTAGCGGGTGGGCCGCCAGGGCGCCACCTCAAATGAACCCCGGCTCCACCCCGAGTCCTGCTCGACTCCACCGCGGTGATGAGCGTGCTCTCCGCGAGTCGTTGGACGCGCTCGCGGTGAGGGTCCGCCTGGCCTTCAGCCGACCTTGGCGATCTGCGGAGCGACGTTGCCCTGGGGAGCGGCGTAGCCCGAGAGGATCAGGGCCTCCGCGATGGCCTCGCCCATGCCGCCCGACACCGGGCCGAACGACGCGTTCTGGCACCACGCCTGGACCATCAGCACGGGGCCCTTCACGGTGAAATCCGCGAAGCCGATGGAGAGCGCGGGCTGAGCCAGCACCCCCGGCACCGCGGCCACCCGCTCCTCCAGGGCCCGCTTGATCGCGGCGACGTCGGCCCCGTGCCGCAGCGGCACCTTGATGGAGACCTGCCGGTTGGCGTGGTGGCTGTAGTTGACGATGTTGTCGCCGAGCAACCGGCTGTTGCCCACGATGATGCGCAGGTTGTCCGGCGTCTCGAGGACGGTGACGAACAGACCGACCTCCTGGACCGTGCCCGCCACCCCCGCCGAGGAGATCGAGTCTCCGACGCGGAAGGGCCGCAGCACGAGCAGGAAGACGCCCGCGGCGAAGTTGCCCAACAGGCCCGCCCACGCCGAGCCGATGGCGACGCCCGCCGCCGCCAGCAGCGCGGCGAACGAGGTGGTCTCGATGCCCATCATCCCCAGCAGCGCCAGCAGCAGCAGGATGGTGAAGGCACCCGAGAAGAGCGACTCGGTGTAGCGGATGAGCGTGGCGTCCAGCTTGCGCTTGTTGAGCGCGATGTTCAGCACGCGCTGGAAACCGGCGATGAGTGAGCGCCCCACGAACCAGAGGACGATCGCGGCACCCAGCTTCATGAAGAAGGGGAGGGCCTGCGTGAGGGCCAGGGTCTTGAGCTGCTCGATGAGTGATTCCATGGGAACGGGGATGCCTTTGAGGATGGGGCCGCCGTCCTTGGGGCGGCGGCTCCGCGCACATTAGCAAGCCTCATGCCCATGTGTCTGGCCCCCCCCGGGGCAGGGCCTGTCAGGGCCCATGCCTGACGTGTCAGCACGGGGTGTTGACGCGTCAGGCGCGGCTCAGCCGCCCTTGGGGAAGGAGGTGCAGGCCTCGCCGTACTCGCGCCACCAGCCCTCCAGGGCCTTGAGGTCGGTGGGCCGGGGCTCGTCGCCCGCGCCCGCCATGTCCAGGTAGGCGTGCAGCAGCGGACGGAAGTGCGGGTGCGCGCACTTGTCGATGATGTCCACGGCGCGGCGCTTGGGCGAGCGGATGTCCATGTTGAGCGCGTAGCCGTGCTCAGTGACGACGCACTTGATGTCGTGCTCGGTGTGGTCGATGTGCCGCACGTACGGCATCACGCAGCTCACCGTGCGCCCGTCCTTGAGCGGCCGGGTGGACGGCGTGTGCACGATGCTCACGTAGGCGTTGCGGAAGAAGTCTCCCGAGCCCCCCAGCCCATTGACGATGCGCGAGCCGTCGATGTGGGTGGAGTTGACGTGGCCGTAGATGTCCACCTCGATGGGGGTGTTCATCGCGATGACGAACAGGCGGGAGATGATCTCCGGGCTGTTGGACAGCCACATGGGCCGCAGCACCAGCTTGTCCCGGCAGCGCTCGAACAGCTCCATGAAGCGCCGGCGCCCGTCCGCCGAGAAGGACACCGCGGTGGCCGAGGCGTTCTCGAACTTCGCGTCGTCCTCCAGGTAGCGCAGCATTCCGTCCTGGAAGACCTCGGTCCAGAACCGGATCTTCTGGAAGGGGGACGTGTAGAGCTCGCCGATGATGGCGTTGGCCACGTTGCCCACGCCGGACTGGATGGGGGGCAGGCGCTCGCCCCAGCCGAACTGATCGCGGCACTGGAGCAGGAAGGCGATGACGTTCTGCGCGATGCGGCGGTCCGTCTCGCTCGTGCCCTTGAAGGGCACCGGATGGTCGGGCGTGCGCGACTCGACGACGGCCACCACCTTGCGGTGATCGAACTCGACGTTGGGCGTGCCGATGCGATCACGCACGTTGAGCAGCGGCAGCGGCCAGCCCACCTTGGGGTGCACCGCGGGCAGGGCGATGTCGTGGAAGCCCGTGTAGTCCGGCACCGCGGTGTTCACCTCGAGGATGACCTTGCGCGCCCGGAAGAGCGCCTCGGCGGAGATGCCCACCGACGAGGAGAGGATGACGCTGCCGTCCGCGAGGATGCGCGACACCTCGACGACGGCGACGTCGATCTCCCCATAGAAGCCGTACATGAGGTTGCGCGCGAAGGCGGACAAGTGCACGTCGGTGAAGTCCATCTCCCCCGAGTGGATGAGCTTGCGCGAGGCGGCCGAGGACATGTACGGCCCGCGCTTGCGGATGAAGGGCGCCATGGGCCCCTCCACGTCGTCGGCGAGCGAGGCACCGCTGAGCAGCGTGATGCGCGAGGCGGGGGCGGTCTCGGTGAAGTGCCGGGCCAGGGCCGGGAAGAAGGTCTTCGGCTCGCCCGACTTGGTGAAACCACTGATGGCCACGGTGTTGCCGTCGGTGACGTGCTTGACCGCCTCTTCCACCGGGACGACCTTGGCCAACAACTCCGCGTTCTCGATCCGCTTCTGCAGTGAGCTCATGGCGAGCAGCATCCAATGCCCCGGAATCGCTCCCCGCCACAAGCACACCGGCCCACAAGAAAAAGTCGTCGGAGCATTCAGCTGACAACGTTGGAAACCCGTCGCCTACCGAGCACCCCGGCGCGACGGCTTCACGTTCCCCCCGGCTTGACTACAACCGTAGTCAGGGCGTACCTTGCTTCGTGACGACACTTGTAGTCACGCGGGCGGGAACATGAAGAAGCCGGTGGGAGAGCAGGAGTTGACGCTGCTGCGCTGGGTGGCGGAGCACGGCCCCGTCACCGTGGGGGAGGCGGCGGAGAAGTTCGGCGAGCCGCAGGGGCTGGCGCGCTCCACCATCCTCACGGTGATGGAGCGGCTGCGGGGCAAGGGGCACCTCACCCGGCGCAAGGTGGAGGGCGTCTACCAGTACAGCTCGAGCATGCCGCTGGCGGAGCTCCTGCGGGGCGTGGTGGGGGACTTCGTGAAGAAGTCGCTGGCGGGCTCGCTGTCGCCCTTCGCCACGTGGCTGTCGGAGACCGACGAGGTCAGCGACGAGGAGCTGCGCCAGCTCGAGGACGCCGTCGCCCGGCTCAAGTCGAAGAAGGAGGGGGAGTCATGAGCGCGCTGGACTGGAACATGAGCAGGGAGTTCGCGCTCGCCGTGGCGCGGACGCTGTGGCAGGTGTCCTGGCAGGCGGCCCTCTGGGCGCTGGGGGTGTGGGCCCTCACGCGCGTGTGGCCGAGGCTACCCGCCTCCGTGCGAACCACGCTGTGGTGGCTCGTGGCGCTCAAGTGCCTGGTGGGCCTGTGCGCGGTGGGAGCGGTGCGCCTGCCACTGCTGCCCGCGCCCGAGACGTCCACGGCGCGCGGGGAGGCGGTGGCCCCCGGGCTCGCGCTGCCTCACGACGACGCGCGGCCGGTGGACGCTCCGCACGCGCCCGTGCGCGAGGAGACGCCCACGGAGGGTCCGCCCTGGAAGGAGGGGGTGCTGCTGCTGTGGCTCGGGGGTCTCGCATGGCAGGGGCGGGAACTGCTCCAGGGACTGGTGCGCCTGCGCCGCATCCGGCGCGAGGCCCGGCCGCTCGAGGACGACGCGCTCCACCAGGCCGCGATGACGCTGGGGCGGGAGCTGGGCCTCGCACGGGTTCCCCCCTTGCTCGTCTCCGAGCAGGCGCCGAGCCCCCTCGCGCTCGGCCTGCCGCGCCCCGAGATCATCCTGCCGCGCCGCGCGCTGGAGTCGCTCTCTCCCCTGGAGCAGCGCATGGCGCTCGCGCACGAGCTCGCCCACGTGCGGCGCCGGGACCTGTGGCTCGGCTGGGTGCCGGCGCTCGCGCGGGCCGTGTTCTTCTTCCACCCGCTCGTGCGGTGGGCCTGCCACGAGTACGCGCTCGCCCGTGAGGAAGCCTGTGACGCCGCCGCGCTCCAGGCCACCGGCGCCGAGCCCCACGACTATGGACGCCTTCTGCTCCTCTTTGGTGTCGCCCGCGCGCCGGCCGCGGCGGCGGCATCCGGTGCACCGTCACACCTCGCGGCCCTGAAACGGAGAATCGCCATGCTGGAACACGCGGATACTGATTCGAAGCGTCACCCCCACTGGGCCCGCTGGGTGCTGGGAGGACTCGCCCTGGTGGCGCTCGTCCCCTTCCAGGTGGTCGCCCGCGAGGCCCCCGTCACCGCCACGGCTCCCGGTGTCTCGGGCAACCTCGCCGTGCCCCTTCCCGCGCTGAGCGCCCCGCGAGGGGACGACGGTTCCGCACTCTCGTATGTCCTCATCGATCCTCCCCACCACACGACCATGTCCGGCTCGACGGAGGACTTGAGGGTGGCACGCGCGCTGGCGGGAGGGGGAAAGGAGCCCCTCCTCTATGTGCGCCGGGACGGCCAGGAGTACATCATCCGGGACGCGGCGACGTTGAAGGCCACCCTGGAGTCGTTCGACACGCAGCGGGCCATCGGCGAGAAGCAATCCGAGCTGGGCCACAAGCAATCCGAGCTGGGCCACAAACAATCCGAGCTGGGCCACAAACAATCCGAGCTGGGCCAGAAGCAGGCGACCATCGGAATGAAGATGGCGGCAGTGGCGCAGAAACGAGCCAATCTCGCCCTGGAGCGGCATCGGCTGGAGAGAACGAACGCGCCGGCGTCCCCGGAGTTCGAGCGCCGGGAGCAGGAGCTGGAGCGCGAGATGGAGCCGCTCGAAAAGCAGATGGAGGAGCTCGGCCGGCAGATGGAGGTCTTCACCCAGCCGATGGAGGAGCTTGGCCGGCAGATGGAGGAGCTCGGCAAGCCGATGGAAGAGCTTGGCCGGCAGATGGAGTTGGCCAACCAGGAGGCGCAGAAGAAGGTGCGGACCCTGTTGGACGACGCGATCCGCAAGGGCCTGGCCGAGCCCGTGAAGCGCTGACACCGCCGCTCGGAAAGCCAGGCCCTCCCCTGCTCACCCTCCCCATGGCTCAGCCAGCCGGGCGGACGACGATGCCCGTGAGCAGGGCGAGCACGGCCAGCACCGAGATGATGATGAGCGCCTCGGTACTGCCCCGGAAGGCGGTGCCGAACCCCTCCACGTCCTCACGTCCAGCGCTCGGCGTCTTCCGGCCGACCGCGTGGTCGATGACGAGCACCGTCAGGCTGATCGCGAGCCAGGCGCCCAGGGCCAGCCACGGCACCGAGTCGGCCAGGAGTCCCACGAAGAGCGCCACCACGGAGAGGGCGTATCCAATGGCATACGCCACATGGGATGGAGGGTAGAAAGCACGTCCAGGGGTTCCGGCGACCATGACACACACTCCCTCCCTCCCCTTTTAGAGTGAGACGCCCCCCGCTCCCGTCAACCGGGTCGAAGCGACCACTCCGGCAATCGCTCGCATCGGCCCCTCGTGGACCTCAGGCCCGTTCGCGTGACAACGTCTTCGGCTCGAACTTCGAGAACGCCGGGAAGCGCAGCGGCTCCGTCGTCTCCAGCGAGACGAGCCGCTGGCCATAGGCTTCGAGGTAGCGGGCCCTTGCCTCCTCCGCGACATGCGCGACGCTCCAGGCGGCGAACGGCGGCAGGACGTCGAACCCCGTGAAGCGGAAGATGCCGTGATGGATGGGGAAGAGCAACTGCTCCAGGGGACCGGACAACCCGCCCTCGGAGAACTGGCTCTCCGGGCCTCCCGTCGTGAACGAGAGCATGGCCCGCTTTCCACGCAGCACCCCGGTGTCGAACCACCGGCCGCCGCCGTAGATGGTCCCCATGGCGAACACCCGCTCCACCCACCCCTTGAGGATGGCCGGCAGGGAGAACCACCAGAGGGGGAATTGAAAGATGAGCACATCGCACCGCAGGAGCTTCTCGAGCTCGGCCTTGATCTCCGGCACGAAGCCCCCGCTCTCCGCCGCGTGCAACTCCTCCAACTGCTGCTTGAAGTAGGTGGGATCCTTGCGTGACACGAAGTTGCGGCGATCCGACACGGGATCCCACCCCATGGCGTAGAGATCGGACACCACGACCTGGTGCCCCTGTGCGCTCAGCACCTTCTGGGCATGACGGGTGAGCGCCCCATTGAAGCTCTGGGGCTCGGCGTGCGCGTGCACGATGAAGACATTCATGGAGACCTCTCGGTTGGAGGCTCCTCTTATTCACCCACTCTCTGCTGGATTCAAGTACTCATGATTTTCGCATATAGTCAGTAAAAGTAGAGTGTGGAGGACGGATGAAGAAACAACGCAAACCCTCGGACTTCTGCTGCCCGGTGGAATTGACCCTCAACGTCATCGGCGGGAAGTGGAAGAGCGTCATCCTCTTCTATCTGATCCAGAAGGGAACGCTGCGCTTCAACGAGTTCCGGCGGCTCATGCCGCGCATCACGCTGCAGATGCTCACCAACCAGCTGCGCGAACTCGAGATGGACGGGGTGGTGCACCGCGAGGTCTACCCGCAG
Proteins encoded in this window:
- a CDS encoding DUF1697 domain-containing protein — protein: MSRIILLLRGVNVGGHRKVPMEQLRQTCRDIGFGDVESYIQSGNLVVTAPGGADEAAAMLEAALQQRFGFAVDVIARTARQWAAYAAGSPFPDAAEKQPNLLHLALSKQKPRPGAVAALRERASAGELIEAAGDALWVLYSNGVAGTKLGPAVLDKAVGSPVTARNWRTVLKLHELVKGLPA
- a CDS encoding MDR family MFS transporter → MRTTQRPLTTLALALCLFMAALEMTVVSTAMPTVVSDLGGLHSYAWVFTAYMLASTITVPIYGKLSDLYGRKPVLLFGVGLFLVGSIASGLATSMGMLIAFRTLQGLGAGAMQPVALTVVGDLYTLEQRARVQGAFSAVWGIAGLVGPLTGGLIVKYLTWHWIFFVNVPIGVGAMFLLGVFFHERVERKPQRLDIAGAVLLSAGVVLLLIGVQGMEHQLPALLGAGVLLAAFVFVELRAAEPLLPMSLFRIPAIAISSVAGALFSSAQFGATTYVPLYVQAVLGGSPTLAGGMITPMIVGWPLASLLAGRLILRMGFRPLIIGGFGMAGAGTALMALLLKPGASLLVPEVAMGVFGLGLGFASTSLLIAVQTSVGWELRGVATASNMFFRTIGGALGVGLMGGVMVSKLMEDPHIPLSAANQILSPDHGRGLAPEVLRTLGDALGRGLSLNFWLICASALGAFSAGLFFPRTRRPTPTTLPSSDAVAPH
- a CDS encoding mechanosensitive ion channel family protein codes for the protein MESLIEQLKTLALTQALPFFMKLGAAIVLWFVGRSLIAGFQRVLNIALNKRKLDATLIRYTESLFSGAFTILLLLALLGMMGIETTSFAALLAAAGVAIGSAWAGLLGNFAAGVFLLVLRPFRVGDSISSAGVAGTVQEVGLFVTVLETPDNLRIIVGNSRLLGDNIVNYSHHANRQVSIKVPLRHGADVAAIKRALEERVAAVPGVLAQPALSIGFADFTVKGPVLMVQAWCQNASFGPVSGGMGEAIAEALILSGYAAPQGNVAPQIAKVG
- a CDS encoding acetyl-CoA hydrolase/transferase C-terminal domain-containing protein, whose amino-acid sequence is MSSLQKRIENAELLAKVVPVEEAVKHVTDGNTVAISGFTKSGEPKTFFPALARHFTETAPASRITLLSGASLADDVEGPMAPFIRKRGPYMSSAASRKLIHSGEMDFTDVHLSAFARNLMYGFYGEIDVAVVEVSRILADGSVILSSSVGISAEALFRARKVILEVNTAVPDYTGFHDIALPAVHPKVGWPLPLLNVRDRIGTPNVEFDHRKVVAVVESRTPDHPVPFKGTSETDRRIAQNVIAFLLQCRDQFGWGERLPPIQSGVGNVANAIIGELYTSPFQKIRFWTEVFQDGMLRYLEDDAKFENASATAVSFSADGRRRFMELFERCRDKLVLRPMWLSNSPEIISRLFVIAMNTPIEVDIYGHVNSTHIDGSRIVNGLGGSGDFFRNAYVSIVHTPSTRPLKDGRTVSCVMPYVRHIDHTEHDIKCVVTEHGYALNMDIRSPKRRAVDIIDKCAHPHFRPLLHAYLDMAGAGDEPRPTDLKALEGWWREYGEACTSFPKGG
- a CDS encoding BlaI/MecI/CopY family transcriptional regulator; this translates as MKKPVGEQELTLLRWVAEHGPVTVGEAAEKFGEPQGLARSTILTVMERLRGKGHLTRRKVEGVYQYSSSMPLAELLRGVVGDFVKKSLAGSLSPFATWLSETDEVSDEELRQLEDAVARLKSKKEGES
- a CDS encoding M56 family metallopeptidase; translated protein: MSALDWNMSREFALAVARTLWQVSWQAALWALGVWALTRVWPRLPASVRTTLWWLVALKCLVGLCAVGAVRLPLLPAPETSTARGEAVAPGLALPHDDARPVDAPHAPVREETPTEGPPWKEGVLLLWLGGLAWQGRELLQGLVRLRRIRREARPLEDDALHQAAMTLGRELGLARVPPLLVSEQAPSPLALGLPRPEIILPRRALESLSPLEQRMALAHELAHVRRRDLWLGWVPALARAVFFFHPLVRWACHEYALAREEACDAAALQATGAEPHDYGRLLLLFGVARAPAAAAASGAPSHLAALKRRIAMLEHADTDSKRHPHWARWVLGGLALVALVPFQVVAREAPVTATAPGVSGNLAVPLPALSAPRGDDGSALSYVLIDPPHHTTMSGSTEDLRVARALAGGGKEPLLYVRRDGQEYIIRDAATLKATLESFDTQRAIGEKQSELGHKQSELGHKQSELGHKQSELGQKQATIGMKMAAVAQKRANLALERHRLERTNAPASPEFERREQELEREMEPLEKQMEELGRQMEVFTQPMEELGRQMEELGKPMEELGRQMELANQEAQKKVRTLLDDAIRKGLAEPVKR
- a CDS encoding NAD(P)H-dependent oxidoreductase translates to MNVFIVHAHAEPQSFNGALTRHAQKVLSAQGHQVVVSDLYAMGWDPVSDRRNFVSRKDPTYFKQQLEELHAAESGGFVPEIKAELEKLLRCDVLIFQFPLWWFSLPAILKGWVERVFAMGTIYGGGRWFDTGVLRGKRAMLSFTTGGPESQFSEGGLSGPLEQLLFPIHHGIFRFTGFDVLPPFAAWSVAHVAEEARARYLEAYGQRLVSLETTEPLRFPAFSKFEPKTLSRERA
- a CDS encoding winged helix-turn-helix transcriptional regulator — protein: MKKQRKPSDFCCPVELTLNVIGGKWKSVILFYLIQKGTLRFNEFRRLMPRITLQMLTNQLRELEMDGVVHREVYPQVPPKVEYSLTPFGKSLEPIILLMIEWGRSNEKRLLAGTGEGAAAPLEETCAPVEAPMRPPRRAHPGRA